Genomic window (Clarias gariepinus isolate MV-2021 ecotype Netherlands chromosome 4, CGAR_prim_01v2, whole genome shotgun sequence):
aaatcaggaaccatcatggagttagaaagtgttttaaaacttttttagaaaaaaatttatatattttttccctgaAACACATTGTTGTAGTTAATGTTATCAATGTTAAAACTTTATCAATACATTGTCGCAACTCTTTTATACATTACCTCatcatgaaataataataattatacacaaataataatttgtgtaataataaaatgtgtattataGCAAACATTTACACTGTTAATAAAAAGTGACTATAGTGTGAAAAACTTCATAGCGGTTGAATCGTTTAAACTGGTCTCGCGCGATGACTTTTAATTTGAAATTCAACGGTCGCCGTGGTGTTTCCTTCACGCGCTGCGCACGCTAATGCTGTGTTAGCTCGGTGAGCGAATAcacggtgtgtgtatgtgtgtttactgGCGTTAAACtcggtgatgtgtgtgtgagtttccGCAGTGTTCAGTCACGTTCGGTGGCTTCTGGCTGAGAGGTACGACTGTGTATTCGGTTAACATTAACTtaaaactctctctcacacacacacacggctgtgAGGCTCAAGGTTAAAGCGCACGAGCCCTGACTACAGCCGTGTTTACCCGCTGTGAGGAgaatttaagtgtgtgtgtgtgtttcaggatcATGTCTGTGTTGGGGAGGTTATTAAACACCGGAGTGTCCCTGTGGAGAAGCTCCATGCAGCTCTGCACCTCACACCTGCACACAGGTAACTGTCCCTGCTTCAGGGGAAACTTcactcatacactcacacaGTCCACCACACTGCGTCATAGACTCATTTACATATCAAAGACTTTCATTAAAAATCAATCATTATAAGATCATACTTAATCCAGCTGTTTTTGgttctctgtctccctgtcgTTCTGTCtgcatccatctattcatctatctatctatctatctatctatctgcctGTATTTCTATctttgtctgtctatctctctgtaTTTCTATCCATCTATATGCCTGACTGTATTTCTGTACGTCTGTCTGTATCTATatctatctgtatgtctgtctctctatttctatttatccatctttctgtctccctgtctttATCTGTATATCTATTTACAGTCTGTTTTCATCTGTACCTTTTTctccattatttaaaataaacccaTCTTGACCATTTAGAATTGAGAGTTCAGCAGCGCTGTGGTGTACGCATCATAACAGGGacacaaatgtgtgtgtttgtgtttgtgtaagagaaagagagagctctCTTATCTCTGCTGTTATTTTTCCAAGGCTGTGCTCAGACTCCAGGCAAATTCTGCAAATCTTTTCACTAATCTGATCTTTAGAACCGAGTGTCCACACCCTACTGTGAAAGTGATCAGATCTGGCTCTGTTCAGACTGGTAGCCCAAATCTGACACAGTGGTGACATTCCTGCATTGGTTGCTAAGCCTAGCATGAAGTGTGATATTTCCCCGTATATCGCCCTGTCTCTACACACTCCCTGCCGCTTTGTCTGCACTGATGCGTCCCCACAAAGTGCTATCAGACATTTAGTCTCATCCTCTGTGCAGGGACTACTGTTCTTCATTTCCATAGTGTGGTCAAGCCAGTCGCACTTGGTTAATTTAGCCACATGGAAAAATTCAAGAGTTCAGCTTTTACATTCTCAGAAGTAATAGCGcccaaagcagaaaaaaaattcttacagCATCACAACTCTACAAAATctctttacaaaaaaagattttatttccaTCTGCGTTTATTCCATCATCTCCTTGCTCattttttaacaagttttttttttaccttgggTTCTTGTCCCATACCGTGTGTTCATATCATGGACTTGAAAGTTCACATCTCATAGTTTAATTTCCTCTTTGTGTCCAGTAAaccagatttgtgtgtgtgtgtgtgtgtgtgtgtgttaggagcaTGTTTACGTGTGCGGATGCACGCCATCCCGACCCTGAAGCAGGTGGACCGGTGGACAGAGAAGAGGAGCATGTTTGGTGTCTATGACAACATCGGCATTCTGGGTGAGCAGGCTCTGTACACACCTTCCGTTAGCATAGTAACAATTTCTAAGCAAAATGCTTGTTTCAGTCTGTTGTCTTACCTGGCTTTAATCACCATGGCAACTGTCTCACATTCCGATTGAATTTGATCCCTTCAGGTGATTTTAAAGCCCACCCTAAAGAGTTGATTAAGGGGCCCGTGTGGCTGCGTGGTTTCCGTGGTAACGAGTACCAGCGGCTGACACGCAAGAAGAGGCTGGTGGGAGATCGCATGATGACAGAGGATAAACTGCAGCTGGAGAAGAGACTGCGCTTCCTGTACCGTCGTTTTAACCGCTATGGCAAACACAGATAgacctactctctctctctaaatgtgtgtgtgtgtgtgttttccaattaaattaaataaaactttgaaACCAACCCCACATTCTgacctgtttattttattaatttctttatttatccagAACATCATAACAAACAATATTAACATCtgtttatcattaataatacaaaaataaaaaaatatgactcGGATAAAAACAGTTCACTATAATACAATCATAATTAGCAACATTCGctcttaaaacaataaataattttgacaCTTAAAAATGGCAACCGAAACACATGAAGCGTAGAGCTGCCTGTTTAacataattgtttaattaatacaaattaaatgtgAACTATGTTTTAATCAAAATTGTTTTTTACGCATAGATCTGCTTAGAAATGCCCGGCCACGCCCCCAACAAATCCTGTTTTTGACACACATTTTAGCAGGCCAGAGCTCAGTGCGAGAGGGAATTTGGGCTCGGGAACGCCGTAAACGCTGTCTCAGACATCACACACAGCTCAGACTCCGCCTACAACGCAAAGAGAAGACAACacttaatactttttttaaaattattatgttttattttatagctgGGAGAAGCTGAAGTGCTTCGTCTCACCTGAGCGTCTCTATCTTTCTCCTTGGGAACCCGGTGCCGCTTTTTCTTTGGTCCGCATGCGGGTTGGTTGGTGGTGGAGGGGGAGGAGCCTCCGTCATCTACTCCAGGGGTGCCGTCTAAATTTGCTCCGCCCTCATCCTGTTAAAAACACCTATGAGTACGAGTGTAGTGTATGTGAGGATTAATAGTCTTCTAAGTGTTTAAGCACGTGTTTTACCTCTAGCGGTATCGTTATCTCTGCATTCCTGTAATCATCTCCGTACGTGTCCAGGGTCTTCATGAGgaacctaacacacacacagtctttttAATTTTACGTTACAGTAATAATCTTTAATTCtaataacactttttttaataatataatcaaTCATATATTTCAGGACTTCTCTGTAAAGATTGTCACCAGCATCCTGCTTTTTGAACACGTAAATTGTAACACGGCttgccttctttcttttttcagtctGCGTGTGAGTCTTTGGACACGGTGAAGGCGAGCCAGCATCCTTTCATTCACCTGAGAgagccaaaaatatatatatttttaaaaaaacacaccctTATATAGACACATTGTTTTAccacaaagcaaacaaacaaaaaatctttaCGCACTTGTTCCAGCTCCTTGACCCTTTTGCTCAGAGCCTGATATTTCCTCTTGTCCAGTTCCCTCGTGTCCTTCTCTATGTCCTGAGGAATTCCTCCGCTCTCCAGGATCTCGGTGGCTCCTGCAGCTAGCTCAACGCCCGCAGCCTCCAGTTCGGTCTCCAGGATGTGACCGCCGAAGAGAGGAGGCAAAGCCAGGCCTGAGAAATCCTCCATCATCTATAATACAAGAGTTACAAGGTGGTATCACAAAGGTCTCGAGACtgtaacacgccaacagatggcagc
Coding sequences:
- the mrpl51 gene encoding 39S ribosomal protein L51, mitochondrial → MSVLGRLLNTGVSLWRSSMQLCTSHLHTGACLRVRMHAIPTLKQVDRWTEKRSMFGVYDNIGILGDFKAHPKELIKGPVWLRGFRGNEYQRLTRKKRLVGDRMMTEDKLQLEKRLRFLYRRFNRYGKHR
- the tfpt gene encoding TCF3 fusion partner → MMEDFSGLALPPLFGGHILETELEAAGVELAAGATEILESGGIPQDIEKDTRELDKRKYQALSKRVKELEQVNERMLARLHRVQRLTRRLKKERRFLMKTLDTYGDDYRNAEITIPLEDEGGANLDGTPGVDDGGSSPSTTNQPACGPKKKRHRVPKEKDRDAQAESELCVMSETAFTAFPSPNSLSH